In Papaver somniferum cultivar HN1 chromosome 1, ASM357369v1, whole genome shotgun sequence, a genomic segment contains:
- the LOC113308171 gene encoding apoptosis inhibitor 5-like protein API5, translated as MADVAEDGSDIEKLYEYGERLNESKDKSQNEADYIGIIDAAKGSVKAKQLAAQLIPRFFKFFPTLSSKAVDAHFDLCEEDELKVRVQAIRGLPLLCKDTPEYVAKIVDVLGQLLLTEENVERDAVHKALMSLLRQDAKASLTALFKHIENTEEPIPDDSIREKVLNFIKDKVFPLKAELLMPREEMERHITDLVKKSLQDVTGAEFKMFMDFLKSLSIFGEGTPPERVKELIEIVEGQADLDAQFAVTDVDHIDRLISCLHIALPFFMRGAPNSKFVNYLNKNILPVFDKLPEERKLDLFKNLAEISPYTSPQDSRQLLPSVVQLMKIYMPRRKTGEDMDFSCVECLLYTFHHLSHKTPNATNSLCGYTIVTGQPSDRLGEDFSENFKDFTERLTNLEELAKTSMKKLTQGLAELTKTMNAAKTEEKASFKAKQQNSTSGLRTCNNILLMTKPLHLKAPSFIGDKINLSWKETVKSSPPPTTAATGVKRGSTAVNGNDPAHKKGRGEGGLRSNNNNNQLVNRAFQGLPRGGGSGDGGSRGRGRGRGSGRGRGWGGRGRGRGYY; from the exons ATGGCTGATGTTGCTGAAGATGGTAGTGACATTGAGAAGCTTTACGAGTACGGTGAACGTCTTAATGAATCTAAAGACAAGTCTCAG AACGAGGCAGATTACATTGGTATAATTGATGCGGCAAAAGGGAGTGTAAAGGCGAAACAATTAGCAGCTCAACTAATACCAAGATTCTTTAAGTTCTTCCCAACTCTATCCAGTAAAGCTGTAGATGCTCACTTTGATTTGTGCGAAGAAGATGAGCTTAAG GTCCGAGTACAAGCAATTCGTGGACTTCCCCTTCTTTGCAAGGATACACCAGAATATGTGGCTAAAATTGTGGATGTTCTTGGGCAACTTCTTCTAACTG AAGAAAATGTGGAGCGTGATGCGGTGCATAAAGCTCTTATGTCATTGCTGCGTCAGGACGCAAAAG CTTCTTTGACAGCCTTGTTTAAGCATATTGAGAACACCGAAGAACCGATTCCCGACGACAGTATTCGTGAGAAAGTTTTAAACTTTATCAAGGATAAG GTGTTTCCTCTGAAGGCTGAACTCTTGATGCCTCGAGAGGAAATGGAAAGGCACATAACTGATTTGGTGAAAAAG AGTTTGCAAGATGTAACTGGGGCAGAGTTCAAAATGTTTATGGACTTTTTGAAAAGCTTGAGCATATTTGGAGAAGGGACTCCCCCAGAGCGCGTGAAAGAGCTGATTGAAATCGTTGAAGGACAAGCTGATCTTGATGCACAGTTCGCT GTTACAGATGTGGACCATATTGACAGACTGATATCATGCCTACACATTGCTCTTCCATTTTTTATG AGGGGTGCACCAAACAGCAAATTTGTTAATTATTTGAACAAGAACATCCTACCGGTTTTTGACAAG TTGCCAGAGGAAAGAAAACTAGATTTGTTCAAGAACCTTGCTGAAATTTCTCCCTACACATCTCCTCAAGATTCACGGCAGCTCCTTCCTTCTGTTGTTCAGCTTATGAAG ATATACATGCCCCGCAGAAAGACTGGAGAGGATATGGACTTTTCTTGTGTAGAATGCTTGTTATACACCTTTCACCACTTGTCCCACAAG ACTCCTAATGCTACCAATAGTCTCTGTGGCTACACGATAGTGACAGGTCAACCATCAGACAGGCTTGGGGAAGATTTTTCTGAGAATTTTAAAGATTTTACTGAGAG ATTGACTAATTTGGAGGAGCTAGCTAAGACTTCAATGAAGAAATTGACTCAGGGGTTGGCAGAACTCACCAAGACGATGAATGCCGCTAAAACTGAGGAGAAGGCTAGCTTT AAAGCAAAGCAGCAGAATTCTACCTCCGGACTGCGAACCTGCAACAATATTCTCTTAATGACAAAG CCATTGCACTTAAAAGCACCTTCGTTTATTGGTGATAAGATCAATCTATCATGGAAAGAGACGGTTAAATCTTCGCCTCCTCCAACAACGGCTGCCACAGG TGTTAAAAGAGGTTCTACTGCTGTTAACGGAAATGATCCTGCACACAAAAAGGGGCGAGGTGAGGGAGGTTTGaggagcaacaacaacaacaaccaacttgTAAACCGGGCCTTCCAAGGCTTGCcgcgtggtggtggtagtggtgatggTGGAAGTAGAGGTAGAGGTAGAGGAAGAGGAAGTGGAAGAGGCAGGGGTTGGGGTGGCCGGGGAAGAGGAAGGGGTTATTATTAG